A region of Paenibacillus sp. 37 DNA encodes the following proteins:
- a CDS encoding GNAT family N-acetyltransferase — protein sequence MLKKRDLQECHSLYSLMMDPAVFPYVRYACQSYEEYLFLTKQLMAEEEQKTVISRTILNETGQPIGTIDLYHIEHQTGFLATWIGSPFFGNGYSQRAKSAFFVELFLEHGIETVFMKIRKQNIRSRKAVQKLPYVKLANDVYPDVYQRINMNEQMYDLYYVGRSAFFQNSMDLHQVVAT from the coding sequence ATGTTAAAAAAACGTGATTTGCAGGAATGCCATTCACTGTACAGCTTAATGATGGACCCCGCAGTTTTTCCCTACGTTCGTTATGCATGCCAATCGTATGAGGAATATCTATTCCTGACCAAACAATTGATGGCTGAAGAAGAACAAAAAACGGTGATTTCCCGAACGATTTTGAATGAAACAGGGCAGCCTATTGGAACCATTGATCTATATCATATTGAGCATCAAACCGGTTTTTTAGCCACTTGGATCGGATCACCGTTTTTTGGAAATGGGTATAGCCAAAGAGCCAAATCAGCCTTTTTTGTTGAATTGTTTCTGGAACATGGGATTGAAACGGTATTTATGAAGATACGCAAGCAGAATATAAGATCCAGAAAAGCGGTACAAAAACTGCCTTATGTGAAGTTAGCCAATGATGTGTATCCAGATGTATATCAACGGATTAATATGAATGAACAGATGTATGATCTGTATTATGTTGGACGGTCAGCCTTTTTCCAAAATAGTATGGATCTGCACCAAGTGGTAGCTACGTAA
- a CDS encoding phosphotransferase has product MKVAKQEEVLSGGNVNQVVRIGETVRRHAKPNPYVIELLLHLEKVGYDHAPRFLGIDEQGRETLSYLEGIVPGNDYPDLEEYMWSDESLIEVAKLLRSYHDATVGFTTTSVSTNRYPGITEDEVVCHNDFAPYNVVYKDGRPQGIIDFDMAGPGPRMWDIAYVLYTSIPLADFSPEMDGKGVMPYASQAHGTVRKERIALFMSTYGLSVPADLKDWVISRIRFMCKTLTDRAADGDVAFMKMVEGGHLAHYEKEVIFLENHWDEWV; this is encoded by the coding sequence ATGAAAGTGGCCAAGCAGGAGGAAGTGTTATCGGGAGGTAATGTGAATCAGGTTGTCCGAATAGGTGAGACGGTTCGCAGGCATGCGAAACCAAATCCATATGTGATTGAATTGCTTTTACATCTCGAAAAAGTTGGTTATGATCACGCCCCTCGATTTCTGGGAATAGATGAACAGGGGCGAGAAACGCTCTCTTACCTCGAAGGCATCGTTCCAGGCAATGACTACCCTGATCTAGAAGAATATATGTGGTCAGACGAATCTTTGATTGAAGTCGCGAAACTGTTGAGAAGTTACCATGATGCGACGGTTGGATTTACAACAACATCAGTATCAACGAACAGATATCCAGGCATAACTGAAGATGAAGTTGTATGTCATAACGATTTTGCGCCGTATAATGTGGTGTACAAGGATGGCCGTCCTCAAGGCATTATTGATTTTGATATGGCGGGTCCGGGTCCGCGAATGTGGGATATCGCCTATGTCTTGTATACATCCATTCCACTTGCAGATTTCTCACCAGAGATGGACGGAAAGGGTGTAATGCCATACGCCAGCCAGGCGCACGGAACTGTTCGAAAAGAACGGATTGCCTTATTCATGTCTACGTACGGGCTGAGTGTTCCAGCAGATTTGAAGGATTGGGTCATATCCCGTATCCGTTTCATGTGTAAAACACTGACTGATCGTGCGGCTGATGGAGATGTCGCTTTTATGAAGATGGTCGAAGGGGGTCATCTGGCCCACTATGAGAAAGAAGTCATTTTTCTTGAAAACCATTGGGATGAATGGGTTTGA
- a CDS encoding AraC family transcriptional regulator produces MLTIHTPTNIALQENEVYVRSEADNFQDEWPVHTHNGYEIHYFIQGDATFLIGDRIYKPLPGDMFIFRGGVPHRINPSREMVYKRSFVNFTELLLLDMLAVSQLENLMSIFRHPNGLLVHWPPEEREYITAIFKGIKEEMGAGNTGYKTMVKLSLTQLLLRIYRKTTSEQSANPILCSSQKQTSVSRVLHYLNQNYTENVSLDELSKTLHLNKYYICHSFKETTGYTISNYVIRKRVAEAKKLLLSTDAPILSISETLGFNTPVYFSRAFKQYVGVSPQLFRKSELLNEAKIH; encoded by the coding sequence ATGCTAACCATACACACCCCGACGAATATTGCTTTGCAGGAAAATGAAGTTTATGTGCGATCAGAAGCAGATAATTTTCAGGATGAATGGCCTGTTCATACGCATAATGGGTATGAGATACATTATTTTATTCAAGGAGATGCAACCTTTTTAATCGGTGACCGAATATATAAGCCGTTGCCTGGAGATATGTTTATATTCAGAGGCGGTGTGCCCCACCGAATCAATCCTTCAAGAGAAATGGTGTACAAGCGAAGTTTTGTCAATTTCACGGAATTATTGCTTTTGGACATGCTTGCTGTCAGTCAGTTAGAGAATCTGATGTCCATATTCCGTCATCCCAATGGGTTATTGGTGCATTGGCCTCCGGAGGAGCGTGAGTATATCACAGCTATTTTTAAGGGAATCAAGGAGGAGATGGGGGCAGGAAATACAGGGTACAAAACAATGGTCAAATTGAGTCTTACCCAATTGCTACTGCGGATTTACCGGAAAACAACCAGTGAGCAATCCGCCAATCCTATCTTATGTTCTTCCCAGAAGCAGACAAGCGTAAGTCGGGTTCTTCATTATTTAAACCAGAATTATACGGAGAATGTTTCATTGGATGAACTGTCCAAAACACTCCATTTGAATAAATACTACATTTGTCATTCTTTCAAAGAGACGACGGGATATACCATAAGCAACTATGTTATACGGAAAAGAGTTGCAGAGGCCAAAAAATTGTTGCTGTCTACGGATGCACCGATTTTGTCCATATCTGAGACGTTAGGTTTTAACACACCTGTATATTTTAGCAGGGCCTTTAAACAATATGTGGGTGTATCACCACAGTTATTCCGTAAAAGTGAATTGCTCAACGAAGCCAAAATTCATTAG
- a CDS encoding ABC transporter substrate-binding protein, whose amino-acid sequence MTRRTTFKLITSMVLVMLLIVLTACGNSGTNANPKQTTLDFLWFSDGKEGEVIKEIIKDYEQTNTKVKINLIEVGFKDIQTKLKTMLSGGKPPALSRVTDTGSFANQAVDLTPYVDNADQFEDQFIDSLKPYYVINDKLVAAPMDVTANGLIYNKTLFDKAGVKVPTSPDQVWTWDEYTAALKEVMDKGGARYGMVWDVTPHRWSTLLYQNGGSILTEDGTAAAINNEAGIRSMEQFKQLHQEGIMPESVWLGGENPNNLFRSGTVATHWAGNWMISNYKDITDFEWGVTYMPKGTQRSSVPGGKFLMAFKGSGYEQEAAEFIEYLTSKEVNSKYNQESLFMSPRKDSAVLNYEFGKEMFEIFADELKNSSPLAANDWSRQTIISKITTDLKNNIVEVLSDKATPQEALDRTAKLINEAIGSQ is encoded by the coding sequence ATGACAAGAAGAACAACGTTTAAGCTCATCACTAGCATGGTATTGGTCATGTTACTCATCGTATTAACTGCTTGCGGAAATTCAGGTACCAATGCTAATCCAAAACAAACAACCCTGGATTTCCTGTGGTTCTCTGACGGAAAAGAAGGAGAAGTCATCAAGGAAATCATTAAAGATTATGAGCAGACCAATACCAAGGTTAAAATCAACCTGATTGAAGTTGGCTTCAAGGATATCCAAACCAAATTAAAAACCATGTTATCCGGTGGAAAGCCACCTGCCCTGAGCCGGGTCACGGATACCGGATCATTTGCTAATCAGGCGGTTGATCTAACACCTTACGTGGACAATGCGGACCAATTCGAGGATCAATTTATTGACTCACTTAAACCATATTATGTTATTAATGACAAGCTGGTAGCGGCGCCTATGGATGTTACAGCGAATGGGCTTATTTATAACAAAACCTTATTTGATAAAGCTGGCGTCAAAGTACCGACCTCTCCTGACCAAGTATGGACGTGGGATGAATACACAGCTGCGTTAAAAGAGGTTATGGACAAAGGCGGAGCACGTTATGGCATGGTATGGGATGTCACACCGCATAGATGGTCCACTCTTTTGTATCAGAATGGCGGAAGCATCTTAACAGAGGATGGCACTGCGGCAGCGATTAACAATGAAGCCGGAATCCGTAGCATGGAGCAATTCAAGCAGCTTCATCAAGAAGGGATCATGCCCGAATCCGTATGGCTCGGAGGGGAAAATCCGAACAACCTGTTCCGTTCCGGGACGGTGGCTACCCACTGGGCTGGTAACTGGATGATCAGCAATTACAAGGATATCACCGATTTTGAATGGGGAGTCACCTACATGCCAAAAGGAACACAACGTTCTTCCGTACCAGGCGGGAAGTTTCTGATGGCTTTCAAAGGCAGCGGATATGAGCAGGAGGCGGCAGAATTTATTGAATACTTAACGTCCAAAGAAGTGAATTCAAAATATAATCAGGAGTCATTGTTTATGAGTCCACGGAAGGACAGCGCTGTCCTGAATTATGAATTTGGCAAGGAGATGTTTGAAATCTTCGCTGATGAACTGAAGAACAGTTCGCCTCTTGCAGCTAATGACTGGTCCAGACAGACCATTATATCCAAAATTACAACGGACCTGAAAAATAATATTGTTGAGGTTCTATCCGATAAGGCAACTCCGCAGGAGGCGCTGGATCGAACAGCCAAACTGATTAACGAGGCTATTGGCAGTCAATAA
- a CDS encoding carbohydrate ABC transporter permease, with the protein MSEGQRLNRNTLAKQNRKLVIAPYLFILPNLLIFGTFIVFPSLLGLYYSFHVYDGLNPMKFNGLANYIKIIGDREFWSTIGRTGIYAAIVVPLIYAAALGIALLLAREIRMRGFFRAVFYWPTMISYIIVGLTWKWIFGDSFGILNHLLTVVGVEPVGFLTSSFWANTAVIIATVWSRAGFFMVIFIAGLQAIPTDYYEAARLDGATGMKVFRYITLPLLKPTSLLVVMLTLIDAFKAFPLMFALTGGGPGKDTTYIVQYIYEIGFNRQELGLASAMSVMLFILIGGFSALQFRLSKGGAT; encoded by the coding sequence ATGAGTGAAGGACAACGATTAAACAGGAATACGCTGGCAAAACAGAACAGGAAGCTCGTTATTGCTCCTTATCTGTTTATATTACCCAATCTCCTGATCTTTGGAACTTTTATCGTATTTCCCTCTTTATTGGGCCTCTATTATTCCTTCCATGTCTATGATGGATTGAACCCAATGAAGTTCAACGGACTGGCTAATTACATCAAAATTATAGGAGATCGGGAATTTTGGTCGACCATCGGACGAACGGGGATTTATGCAGCAATTGTTGTCCCACTAATATATGCAGCAGCGCTCGGCATTGCTTTGCTGCTTGCGCGCGAGATTAGAATGCGCGGTTTCTTCAGGGCCGTATTTTACTGGCCGACCATGATTTCTTACATTATCGTAGGCTTGACCTGGAAGTGGATTTTCGGAGATTCATTTGGCATTTTGAATCATCTGCTAACCGTGGTTGGTGTGGAACCTGTCGGCTTTTTAACCTCTTCCTTTTGGGCAAATACGGCTGTAATCATCGCGACAGTATGGTCACGTGCAGGCTTTTTCATGGTCATTTTTATCGCGGGTTTGCAGGCTATACCTACGGATTATTATGAGGCTGCCCGCTTGGACGGGGCTACGGGAATGAAGGTGTTTCGCTATATCACGCTCCCGCTTTTGAAGCCCACAAGCTTGCTTGTTGTTATGCTGACTCTGATTGACGCGTTCAAAGCATTTCCACTTATGTTTGCGCTTACAGGTGGTGGGCCGGGCAAAGATACCACCTATATTGTTCAATATATTTATGAGATTGGCTTTAACAGACAGGAGCTCGGTCTGGCCAGTGCCATGTCGGTGATGCTGTTTATCCTTATTGGTGGATTCTCGGCTCTGCAATTCCGTCTATCGAAAGGAGGGGCTACATAA
- a CDS encoding carbohydrate ABC transporter permease gives MKPMVKVVIYSMLTVAAVVWLLPVLWVVISSLKTNSDLYSFPPKLWPQPVTFEHFKAAFSKGDFGLYFMNSTIVTVSSTLLLLLINSMAGFALAKYRFRGSSIILIAFISTLMIPIEVIMIPIFKVLSALGMYNSLLAIIIPPAATPTGVFLMRQYLLSVPDELLEAARMDGAGEWKIYWSIILPIAKPILAVLAIFSFMWRWDDFVWPLIAISDPSKYTIQLALSNFIGEYNVDWGSLLAMSVITMLPVLIVFMVFQRYFVSGMITSGMKG, from the coding sequence ATGAAGCCTATGGTCAAAGTTGTCATCTACAGTATGTTAACTGTTGCTGCAGTGGTGTGGCTCCTGCCTGTCCTGTGGGTCGTGATTTCTTCTCTGAAAACGAATAGCGATCTATACAGCTTCCCTCCCAAGTTGTGGCCGCAGCCCGTCACCTTTGAGCATTTCAAGGCGGCATTCAGCAAAGGTGATTTTGGCTTATATTTTATGAATAGTACGATCGTAACGGTGTCCTCAACGCTGCTGCTGTTATTGATTAATTCCATGGCAGGCTTTGCACTCGCGAAGTACCGCTTCCGCGGAAGCTCGATCATATTAATTGCTTTTATCTCAACACTTATGATTCCGATTGAGGTAATCATGATTCCTATATTCAAGGTGCTGAGCGCGCTGGGGATGTATAATAGCCTGCTCGCGATTATTATCCCGCCAGCAGCAACCCCGACAGGTGTGTTCCTTATGCGCCAGTATTTGTTGAGCGTACCGGACGAGCTGTTGGAAGCTGCCCGAATGGATGGAGCGGGCGAATGGAAAATTTACTGGAGCATTATTCTTCCGATAGCGAAGCCGATTCTTGCGGTGCTCGCAATCTTCTCCTTCATGTGGAGATGGGATGATTTTGTATGGCCGTTAATTGCGATTAGTGACCCATCGAAATATACGATCCAGCTTGCGCTTTCTAATTTTATTGGTGAATACAACGTGGATTGGGGAAGTTTGCTTGCGATGTCCGTCATCACGATGCTTCCGGTACTGATTGTTTTTATGGTTTTCCAGCGATATTTTGTCAGCGGGATGATTACTTCAGGAATGAAAGGATGA
- a CDS encoding glycoside hydrolase family 105 protein produces the protein MLNQMVLQESISKVSQAMESMKNTSINEQFPIGLIDIHLWEWPQGVGLYGLLQLHEATKDPKVLEFLESWYNARLMEGLPEKNVNTCAPLLTLISLCELTGNKEYEQVCEEWSSWIMDGLLRTGDGAFQHMITGDANDGQILIDTLFMTVLFLAKAGVYFKKPDMVEEAKRQFLVHIKYLYNKKTGLFYHGWDFNENHNYGAVHWGRGNAWYTAGVMDFLNIIPIEDGLKAYLLDTATAQVRALSKLQGEDGMWHTVLDDPTSYKETSATAAIGYGILKGIRYGYLDESYRQNGLSALEAVLKHIDDHGVVQQVSYGTPVGQDAQFYKDIAISPMGYGQALTLFILIEGLRVPTAE, from the coding sequence ATGCTGAATCAAATGGTGCTGCAGGAGAGTATAAGCAAGGTATCCCAAGCGATGGAGTCTATGAAAAACACAAGCATCAATGAACAGTTTCCCATCGGACTAATCGACATACATCTATGGGAATGGCCGCAAGGTGTCGGTCTGTATGGCTTACTTCAGCTCCATGAGGCAACGAAAGATCCTAAAGTGCTGGAATTTCTCGAATCATGGTACAATGCAAGGCTGATGGAAGGATTACCGGAAAAAAATGTGAACACCTGTGCTCCGCTCCTTACTTTGATCTCACTATGCGAGCTGACCGGAAACAAAGAGTACGAACAGGTTTGTGAGGAGTGGAGCAGTTGGATCATGGATGGACTGCTGCGAACCGGAGATGGTGCGTTTCAACATATGATCACGGGAGATGCCAATGATGGTCAAATTCTGATTGATACCCTGTTTATGACGGTGCTATTTTTGGCCAAGGCAGGGGTATACTTCAAGAAACCCGACATGGTGGAAGAAGCCAAACGACAGTTTCTTGTGCATATCAAATATCTATATAACAAGAAAACCGGATTGTTCTATCATGGCTGGGATTTCAATGAAAATCATAATTATGGTGCTGTTCATTGGGGAAGAGGCAATGCATGGTATACGGCGGGAGTTATGGATTTCCTGAATATCATTCCGATCGAAGACGGGCTGAAAGCCTATCTATTGGATACAGCAACCGCTCAAGTCAGAGCACTGAGCAAGCTTCAGGGTGAGGATGGCATGTGGCACACTGTGCTGGATGATCCAACCTCTTACAAAGAAACCTCGGCAACAGCAGCGATTGGATACGGCATTCTCAAGGGAATTCGGTATGGATACCTGGATGAATCCTATCGCCAGAATGGCTTGAGTGCGCTTGAAGCGGTGTTGAAACATATTGATGATCACGGAGTTGTACAGCAGGTGTCCTATGGTACACCTGTGGGGCAGGATGCTCAGTTTTATAAAGATATAGCGATCAGTCCGATGGGCTATGGACAAGCACTTACGTTGTTTATTCTGATTGAGGGCTTGCGGGTTCCAACCGCCGAATAG
- a CDS encoding FAD-dependent oxidoreductase: MKHELVKPDITVIGGGLAGVCAAISAARLGQQVALVQNRPVLGGNSSSEVRVWVCGATAHGINRYARETGIMGELFVENQYRNPEGNPYLWDLIILEAVRAESNIRLYLNTDVHEVEATGDGDERMITSVTGWMMGSERKIRFESQIYLDCTGDGLVGFLAGAKFALGREARSEYGEEWAPEVADQITLGSTLLFYTKDTGAPVRYIPPSFAKDITQTSIPIRRVIRSGDSGCHYWWIEWGGEHDTVHDNELIRDELWSVIYGIWDYIKNSGKFDADHMTLEWIGSLPGKREYRRFTGDYVLTQNDIISQREFPDAVAFGGWSIDLHPPQGMYAEASGSKHMHADGIYHVPFRSLYSANVRNMLMAGRDISASHVAFGTTRVMATCAVIGEAAGTGAALCAAMGVSPRELHARHLAVLQQTLLRQDASIIGVRSHDELDLARRAKVTASSTLTGIALEQPGETYPLGTDVALLLPVHPVLSGLELLLDASSDTALTVELWDTGRKENYVPHSLQVTATVNVTTGTAQWVKLPLEWRPEEPQNAFMIIRSNKAVSLYHSTEAHSGVLIFFKTEENHVSKNLEDHATDQPVVLWSMQGLARQPFCCRTLSETSAYSSDNTINGYHRPYGGPQQWMSQPMQSGKPQWVQLIWEEPQTLAELHLTFNDDVNEDLVNLHHHHTTFRVMPELVRDYRVEVLAPSGEWIDIINVTENRRRKVVHRLDVRVSAKALRIIIDATNGSRYAELIEIRAY; the protein is encoded by the coding sequence ATGAAGCACGAACTTGTTAAACCGGATATCACCGTCATCGGGGGCGGGCTTGCTGGCGTATGCGCTGCCATATCTGCTGCCCGGCTGGGCCAACAGGTCGCGCTGGTGCAGAATCGTCCTGTGCTCGGCGGCAATTCCAGCAGTGAAGTACGCGTATGGGTCTGCGGCGCTACCGCCCACGGAATTAACCGCTATGCCCGCGAGACGGGCATCATGGGGGAACTGTTTGTAGAGAATCAGTATCGTAATCCAGAGGGCAATCCTTATCTCTGGGACTTGATCATTCTGGAAGCCGTTCGAGCTGAATCCAACATCAGACTGTACCTGAACACGGATGTACATGAAGTCGAGGCCACTGGGGATGGAGATGAACGCATGATCACCTCTGTTACCGGGTGGATGATGGGTTCTGAGCGCAAAATCCGATTCGAAAGTCAGATCTATCTGGACTGTACGGGCGATGGACTGGTTGGCTTTCTGGCTGGTGCCAAGTTTGCACTCGGCCGGGAAGCCCGCAGCGAATATGGCGAAGAGTGGGCACCAGAGGTGGCTGATCAGATCACGCTGGGCAGTACGCTCCTCTTCTATACCAAGGATACGGGTGCGCCTGTCCGTTATATCCCCCCTTCTTTTGCCAAGGATATTACACAGACCAGCATTCCGATTCGCCGGGTCATTCGCAGCGGGGATTCCGGTTGTCATTATTGGTGGATTGAATGGGGCGGTGAACATGACACCGTTCATGACAATGAGCTGATCCGTGATGAACTGTGGTCCGTGATCTACGGGATCTGGGACTATATCAAGAATTCCGGTAAGTTTGATGCCGACCATATGACGCTGGAGTGGATTGGTTCTCTGCCTGGCAAAAGGGAGTACCGCCGCTTCACGGGTGACTATGTGCTCACCCAGAACGATATTATCAGCCAGCGGGAGTTCCCGGATGCCGTTGCCTTTGGCGGCTGGTCCATTGACCTGCATCCCCCGCAGGGCATGTATGCCGAAGCGAGCGGCTCGAAGCATATGCATGCCGATGGCATATATCACGTGCCGTTCCGCTCGCTGTATTCCGCAAATGTGCGGAATATGCTCATGGCCGGGCGCGACATCAGTGCATCACATGTCGCCTTCGGCACAACCCGCGTCATGGCCACATGCGCGGTCATCGGCGAAGCCGCGGGTACGGGCGCGGCGCTCTGCGCGGCCATGGGAGTGTCGCCGCGCGAGCTGCACGCGAGGCATCTGGCGGTCCTGCAGCAGACGTTGCTGCGGCAGGACGCTTCCATCATCGGGGTGCGCAGCCACGATGAGCTGGATCTGGCCCGGCGTGCCAAGGTTACAGCCTCCAGCACGCTGACGGGCATCGCCCTTGAGCAGCCTGGCGAGACGTACCCGCTGGGTACGGATGTTGCCCTTCTGCTGCCTGTGCATCCAGTGCTCAGCGGCCTGGAGCTGCTGCTTGATGCATCCAGCGATACCGCGCTGACGGTAGAGCTGTGGGATACGGGGCGTAAGGAGAACTACGTCCCGCATTCGTTACAAGTTACGGCGACTGTTAACGTTACAACAGGAACTGCGCAGTGGGTGAAGCTGCCGCTCGAATGGCGACCGGAAGAACCACAGAATGCTTTTATGATCATCCGCTCCAATAAAGCCGTCTCACTCTACCATTCGACAGAAGCACACAGCGGGGTGCTGATCTTCTTCAAAACAGAAGAAAACCACGTGTCCAAAAATCTGGAGGATCATGCCACGGATCAGCCTGTCGTATTATGGTCCATGCAGGGGTTGGCGCGTCAGCCATTCTGCTGTCGTACCCTCTCTGAGACTTCGGCCTATTCATCGGACAACACGATCAACGGTTATCATCGCCCTTACGGTGGGCCGCAGCAGTGGATGTCGCAGCCGATGCAGTCTGGCAAGCCTCAATGGGTACAACTGATATGGGAAGAGCCACAAACCTTGGCTGAACTGCACTTGACGTTTAATGATGATGTGAACGAGGATCTGGTTAATTTGCATCACCATCACACAACATTCCGCGTGATGCCTGAGCTGGTGCGTGATTATCGAGTCGAGGTATTGGCTCCGTCTGGCGAGTGGATCGACATTATCAACGTTACTGAAAACCGCAGAAGAAAAGTCGTTCATCGCCTGGATGTCCGTGTGTCAGCTAAGGCTCTGAGAATTATAATTGATGCCACAAATGGCAGCAGATATGCCGAATTAATCGAGATTCGAGCTTACTAA
- a CDS encoding helix-turn-helix domain-containing protein produces MDLLNHIYWKKKTEFALAEDIYDAWVVFAVEEGVYRYEIDGQTGEAGFADLVLCPPHVAFHRETVTPLTFHYMLFRCNYAEDESLLPPIGKSLINDTKRLASTYAYLRQASEDNDEATTGWKTHLMLDLWRLYQWERRQSGLMETKFTEDALMAEAAVLLEEWAGEAVSLRMLAQHLALSPVQLTRRFREAFQETPSDYLKAIRLKKAKALLADSRLTLTQIAERCGYENGFYLSRVFSSTIGISPSEYRRRHQV; encoded by the coding sequence ATGGACCTCCTTAATCACATCTACTGGAAGAAGAAAACTGAATTTGCTCTGGCAGAAGATATCTACGACGCTTGGGTGGTCTTTGCCGTTGAAGAGGGCGTATACCGTTACGAGATTGATGGGCAGACCGGAGAAGCGGGTTTTGCTGATCTGGTGTTGTGTCCACCACACGTTGCTTTTCACAGAGAGACGGTAACCCCGCTGACATTTCACTATATGTTGTTCCGTTGTAACTACGCAGAGGATGAGAGTCTCCTGCCGCCAATCGGAAAATCTCTCATTAATGATACAAAACGTCTGGCTTCAACATATGCCTACCTGCGCCAGGCCAGCGAGGACAACGATGAAGCTACAACAGGATGGAAAACCCATTTGATGTTGGATTTGTGGCGGCTGTATCAATGGGAGCGCAGACAGAGCGGGCTAATGGAAACCAAGTTCACGGAGGATGCCCTCATGGCTGAAGCGGCGGTATTGTTGGAGGAGTGGGCAGGAGAGGCGGTCAGTCTCCGAATGTTGGCCCAACATTTGGCTTTGAGTCCAGTCCAGCTCACCCGAAGGTTCCGGGAAGCCTTTCAAGAGACACCATCCGATTATCTGAAAGCGATTCGTCTCAAAAAGGCAAAGGCCTTGCTGGCAGATAGCCGTCTGACCCTCACGCAGATCGCTGAGAGATGTGGATATGAGAACGGATTTTATCTGAGCCGTGTATTTTCGTCCACTATAGGAATCAGTCCCTCGGAGTATCGGCGAAGACATCAAGTATGA